A stretch of Deltaproteobacteria bacterium DNA encodes these proteins:
- the lysA gene encoding diaminopimelate decarboxylase gives MHHFHYVKNELHCESVPLRKIAEAVGSPAYIYSYATFERHFKVFDGAFSEIPHLTCFAVKANSNIAILRAISQWGGGVDIVSGGELFRSRTAGVPANRIVFSGVGKTEQEMRHGLRERILLFNIESEEELIKLSNVAKDCGRAAPIAIRVNPDINPKTHPYISTGLKKSKFGVQIRESVRLYRIARELPGIEVQGVSCHIGSQITRVKPFVETVKKLGALVSTLKKLGLTIRFLDLGGGLGIPYDKESPPSPAEYAKAIAPELKKRNVTLLLEPGRVISGNAGILLTKVLYRKRQGNKIFVVVDGGMNDLIRPSLYGSHHEIWPVEKRKVKKEKVDVVGPVCESGDFLAKDRRLPAARPSDLLAVMSAGAYGFVMASNYNSRPRIPEVLVQGEQFFVIRQREEYKDLLKGEHVPKFLI, from the coding sequence TTGCATCATTTTCATTACGTTAAAAATGAACTCCATTGCGAATCGGTGCCACTTCGCAAAATCGCCGAGGCGGTTGGTTCCCCGGCTTACATTTACAGCTATGCGACGTTCGAGCGTCACTTCAAGGTATTCGACGGTGCGTTTTCAGAAATCCCCCATCTCACCTGTTTTGCGGTAAAGGCAAATTCAAACATCGCCATCCTCCGGGCGATCTCCCAGTGGGGGGGGGGTGTTGATATCGTCTCCGGCGGTGAGCTCTTCCGTTCGCGGACCGCCGGTGTGCCGGCCAATCGGATCGTTTTTTCAGGCGTCGGCAAGACGGAACAGGAGATGCGACACGGATTACGGGAACGAATCCTTCTCTTCAACATCGAATCGGAAGAGGAGCTCATCAAGCTGTCAAACGTCGCCAAAGATTGTGGAAGAGCAGCCCCGATTGCCATTCGGGTGAACCCGGATATCAATCCCAAGACCCATCCTTATATCTCCACAGGTCTCAAGAAGAGCAAATTTGGCGTCCAGATCCGTGAGAGTGTTCGACTCTACAGGATCGCCAGGGAGTTGCCCGGAATTGAGGTCCAGGGAGTCAGTTGTCATATCGGTTCCCAAATCACCCGGGTCAAACCGTTTGTTGAGACCGTTAAAAAACTGGGGGCGTTGGTGAGCACGTTGAAAAAACTGGGGCTCACGATTCGCTTTCTCGATTTAGGTGGAGGGCTCGGCATTCCGTATGACAAGGAATCCCCTCCTTCACCGGCGGAGTACGCCAAGGCGATCGCCCCGGAGTTGAAAAAGCGGAATGTCACGCTCCTTTTGGAACCGGGGCGCGTCATTTCCGGCAATGCCGGAATCCTGCTCACCAAGGTCCTCTATCGAAAGAGGCAGGGGAATAAAATCTTTGTGGTTGTCGATGGGGGGATGAACGACCTGATCCGTCCTTCCCTCTACGGTTCCCATCATGAGATCTGGCCCGTTGAAAAGAGAAAGGTCAAAAAAGAAAAAGTGGACGTGGTCGGACCTGTCTGTGAATCGGGCGATTTTTTAGCGAAAGATCGCCGCCTGCCTGCTGCACGTCCCTCGGACCTTCTGGCCGTCATGAGTGCCGGGGCGTACGGTTTTGTGATGGCCTCCAATTATAACTCCAGACCGCGAATACCGGAGGTGTTAGTGCAGGGTGAGCAATTTTTTGTGATCAGACAGAGAGAGGAGTATAAAGATCTGCTCAAAGGGGAGCATGTCCCGAAGTTTTTAATATGA
- the argH gene encoding argininosuccinate lyase, which translates to MSPKKWSNRFEKGLSPLALDFTQSVSFDKKLYYYDVLGSIAHVNGLARAGLLSTREKSRLMAALKKILKDVDSGRVEFREDLEDVHLNIEALLIKHLGPLGGKIHTGRSRNDQVTLDLRLYCRDRLEELHSSLLHLEKSALTLAKKNLDIMMPGYTHLQPAQPILFSHYLLAYVEMWERDRSRTLECHRRMNVCPLGSGALAGTSYPIDREKVAGELGFIDVTHNSLDAVSDRDFVIESGSVASLLMMHLSRLAEELILWSSKEYSFIDLPEEFCTGSSMMPQKINPDVLELIRGKTGRVYGHLFSLLTLMKSLPLAYNKDMQEDKEAVFDLLDTVIDCVDMMAELFPKMKPNRERMREALQDSFLLATDIADWLVRRGVDFRSSHGIVSQLVRYAEEHGKELTELSLVEFRKFSKKFDLGVLKILKPEASIALRNKTGGTAPEAVKKEIKRLEKRLASFSLR; encoded by the coding sequence ATGTCCCCCAAGAAATGGAGTAACCGTTTTGAGAAGGGTTTAAGTCCACTCGCGCTCGACTTCACCCAGTCGGTCTCGTTCGATAAAAAGCTCTATTATTACGATGTGTTGGGAAGTATCGCCCATGTCAATGGTTTGGCACGCGCCGGCCTCCTCTCGACACGAGAGAAGAGTCGTCTCATGGCAGCCTTAAAAAAAATCCTCAAGGATGTCGATTCCGGGAGAGTGGAATTCAGAGAGGATCTGGAGGATGTCCATCTCAATATTGAAGCCCTCCTGATCAAACACCTCGGCCCCCTCGGAGGAAAGATCCATACCGGCCGAAGCCGGAATGATCAGGTGACACTCGATCTCCGGCTCTATTGTCGGGACCGCCTCGAAGAGCTTCATAGTTCACTCCTTCATCTGGAAAAATCTGCCCTGACACTGGCCAAAAAAAATCTCGATATCATGATGCCCGGCTACACCCACCTGCAACCAGCACAACCGATCCTCTTTTCCCATTACCTCCTCGCTTACGTAGAGATGTGGGAGAGGGATCGATCTCGAACCCTGGAATGCCATCGGCGAATGAACGTCTGCCCGTTGGGATCTGGGGCACTTGCCGGCACCAGTTATCCGATCGATCGGGAGAAAGTGGCCGGGGAGCTTGGGTTCATCGATGTAACGCATAACAGCCTTGATGCGGTCTCGGATCGTGATTTCGTAATCGAGAGTGGTTCGGTCGCTTCCCTCTTGATGATGCATCTCTCACGGCTTGCGGAAGAACTGATTCTTTGGAGCTCAAAGGAGTATTCATTTATTGATCTGCCGGAAGAGTTCTGCACCGGCTCCTCCATGATGCCACAGAAGATAAATCCGGATGTCCTCGAACTGATCCGCGGAAAAACGGGTCGTGTGTATGGGCACCTCTTCTCGCTTTTGACACTCATGAAGTCACTGCCACTCGCCTACAACAAAGATATGCAGGAGGATAAGGAGGCGGTTTTTGATCTCCTGGATACCGTGATCGATTGTGTCGACATGATGGCCGAGCTGTTTCCAAAAATGAAACCAAACAGAGAGCGAATGCGAGAGGCGTTGCAGGACAGTTTTCTGCTCGCAACCGATATCGCCGACTGGCTCGTTCGCCGGGGAGTTGATTTTCGGTCGTCTCATGGGATTGTCTCCCAACTGGTTCGGTATGCGGAAGAACACGGGAAAGAACTGACGGAGCTCTCCCTGGTAGAATTTCGAAAATTCTCAAAAAAATTCGATCTGGGGGTTCTAAAGATCCTGAAGCCCGAGGCCTCCATCGCGCTCCGAAACAAGACCGGTGGCACCGCCCCGGAGGCAGTCAAAAAAGAGATCAAGAGACTGGAGAAGCGGCTTGCATCATTTTCATTACGTTAA
- a CDS encoding peroxiredoxin: MADKELQVGDLAPDFSTIDDTGHPVSLKEFRGKTVILYFYPKDDTPGCTIEAKKFRDYSKEFESKNAVILGVSFDDQSSHEKFKEKHELPFRLLVDADKKIAKAYGSGGLLFPSRHTFVIDGKGRIKKIYRKVSPAEHAEEILNEI, from the coding sequence ATGGCCGACAAAGAACTTCAAGTGGGGGACCTGGCCCCTGATTTTTCGACAATTGATGATACGGGACACCCGGTCTCGCTCAAGGAGTTCCGCGGGAAGACCGTCATTCTCTATTTCTATCCAAAGGACGATACGCCCGGCTGTACGATCGAGGCAAAAAAATTTCGGGATTACAGCAAAGAGTTTGAATCAAAGAATGCGGTAATCCTCGGCGTGAGCTTTGATGACCAGTCTTCCCATGAGAAATTCAAGGAGAAACATGAGCTCCCGTTCCGTCTGCTTGTCGATGCCGACAAAAAGATCGCGAAGGCGTATGGGTCGGGTGGGCTTCTGTTCCCCTCGCGGCATACCTTTGTTATTGATGGCAAGGGGCGGATTAAAAAGATCTATCGCAAGGTCAGTCCTGCCGAACATGCCGAGGAAATTCTGAACGAGATCTGA
- a CDS encoding M20/M25/M40 family metallo-hydrolase produces MTWDLLEEAKKLIAIRSISQEGNRAAVQFVAPFCEKLGFNLTFQAPAGGSTGEDLNLIAHTVPPNSGDLCPKGLLWVTHLDTVPPGDLSLWTETGGDPYCATIKGEKLYGLGSADTKVDILCKLKAIETVGLKNVKIPFALVGSYGEERGLAGIKRLRESEVMHPRFALVSEASDLRPVLKHKGILYMKLFFNSPLPQAGEGLGVRELTFHGKAAHGSTPHLGDNAIEKAFQWLFEEQAKEPNLQLISVEGGTVHNIVPEKCLLKVAKGSNFSPQIDFLKKFWQIVERVDQFLEKDRDEAFDPPVTTRNIGVIRQEGDRLLIEFDYRLIPSTDGNTLFALLKELVQIPGAELKVLSSNPPLDTSLQSEIVERVTTALRSVGSEISFPVKSGNTEGAILAMMGAEAVVIGPGKAVGNIHKPNEHNEISQLQRAVDFYTAFLRQFC; encoded by the coding sequence ATGACCTGGGACCTTCTCGAAGAGGCTAAAAAATTGATTGCGATCCGGTCGATCTCGCAGGAGGGGAACCGGGCGGCGGTGCAGTTTGTCGCGCCGTTTTGTGAAAAGCTCGGCTTCAACCTGACCTTTCAGGCCCCCGCGGGTGGTTCGACCGGTGAGGACCTGAATCTGATTGCCCATACCGTTCCACCAAACTCCGGTGATCTTTGTCCCAAGGGGCTCCTTTGGGTGACTCATCTTGATACGGTTCCTCCCGGGGATCTCTCCCTTTGGACGGAGACGGGAGGGGATCCGTATTGTGCCACGATCAAGGGGGAGAAGCTTTACGGACTTGGATCGGCCGATACCAAGGTTGATATTCTTTGCAAGCTCAAGGCGATTGAAACGGTTGGTCTAAAAAATGTGAAGATTCCGTTTGCGCTTGTCGGCTCTTATGGGGAGGAGCGGGGACTCGCCGGGATCAAACGGCTTCGCGAATCGGAGGTGATGCATCCCCGTTTTGCGTTGGTGAGCGAGGCGTCAGATCTAAGGCCGGTTTTGAAACACAAAGGGATTTTGTACATGAAGTTGTTTTTTAATTCCCCCCTCCCGCAAGCGGGAGAGGGGTTAGGGGTGAGGGAGTTAACCTTTCACGGCAAAGCCGCCCACGGCTCCACACCGCATTTGGGTGACAACGCGATTGAAAAGGCATTTCAGTGGCTCTTTGAGGAACAGGCGAAAGAGCCGAACCTTCAGTTGATCAGCGTTGAAGGGGGAACGGTTCATAATATTGTGCCGGAAAAATGTCTCCTCAAGGTGGCGAAAGGGTCGAACTTCTCTCCTCAGATCGATTTTCTGAAGAAATTTTGGCAGATTGTAGAACGCGTCGATCAATTTCTTGAAAAAGATCGGGACGAGGCGTTTGACCCGCCCGTGACGACACGAAATATAGGGGTCATCAGGCAGGAAGGGGACCGTCTCCTCATTGAATTTGATTACCGCCTGATCCCATCGACCGATGGCAACACCCTTTTTGCCCTCTTGAAGGAGCTTGTGCAGATTCCTGGAGCCGAACTGAAGGTCCTTTCATCGAACCCGCCGCTTGATACTTCGCTTCAATCGGAAATTGTTGAACGGGTCACAACGGCGCTTCGCTCCGTGGGTTCAGAGATCAGCTTTCCGGTGAAATCGGGAAACACAGAGGGGGCGATTCTTGCGATGATGGGGGCGGAGGCGGTTGTGATTGGCCCCGGCAAGGCGGTCGGCAATATTCACAAACCGAATGAACATAATGAGATTTCGCAGTTACAAAGGGCCGTCGATTTTTATACCGCTTTTTTGCGTCAGTTTTGCTAA
- a CDS encoding arginine N-succinyltransferase — translation MTFHLRPARSEDLEGLLRLTTLPSARGFLTLPSESKEMKELIALSQRSFTGKLEDKDEGEYLFVLFDGDQKKVAGCSLIIARHGTPETPHNYFEVTEVQKASRKLKKVFKHQILRLRLDAEGRTELGGLILDPGYRGHPQKLGKTLSFARLLYIDRNPRRFQERLLVELLPPLTPEGKSLLWESLGRKFTGLDYLEADRLSRNDKEFITSLFPDGDFYTLFLPEEARFLIGEVGSDTKPVARMLSEVGFHYLGQIDPFDGGPHYGALQKEVKINLVQDFLKQASVEVEWGG, via the coding sequence ATGACGTTTCATTTAAGACCAGCACGATCAGAGGATTTGGAAGGGCTTTTACGGCTAACCACCCTCCCTTCGGCGCGCGGGTTTTTAACCCTTCCTTCCGAATCGAAAGAGATGAAGGAGCTTATTGCTCTTTCCCAAAGATCGTTTACTGGAAAGCTCGAGGACAAAGATGAGGGGGAGTATCTTTTTGTGCTTTTTGATGGGGATCAAAAAAAGGTGGCCGGCTGTTCTCTCATTATTGCCCGGCACGGGACGCCTGAGACACCCCATAACTATTTTGAAGTGACGGAGGTTCAGAAGGCGTCCCGAAAATTGAAAAAAGTTTTCAAGCATCAGATCTTGAGGCTTCGTCTTGATGCGGAGGGGAGAACCGAGTTGGGGGGGCTGATTCTTGATCCGGGGTATCGAGGTCATCCCCAGAAGCTCGGAAAGACCCTCTCCTTTGCGAGGCTTTTGTATATCGATCGGAATCCAAGGCGTTTTCAGGAGAGATTGTTGGTGGAGCTCCTGCCCCCTTTAACACCCGAAGGAAAATCGCTCCTGTGGGAATCATTGGGGAGAAAGTTTACAGGTCTGGACTATCTGGAGGCGGATCGTCTTTCGCGAAACGACAAGGAATTTATAACCTCCCTTTTCCCCGACGGTGATTTTTATACCCTCTTTCTTCCTGAAGAGGCCCGCTTCCTCATTGGGGAGGTCGGTTCTGATACAAAACCGGTTGCAAGAATGCTTTCTGAGGTTGGTTTTCACTATTTAGGACAGATCGACCCGTTTGATGGTGGCCCCCATTATGGGGCGCTCCAGAAAGAGGTGAAGATCAACCTGGTTCAGGACTTTTTGAAACAGGCGTCGGTTGAAGTGGAGTGGGGAGGATAA
- a CDS encoding porin — MRKKASALTVGILGFLFVVTSAELFAAEKKEDSFWDKTKVTGSADLNYNYNLNRPTTTPVLAAAGAQAANAYRVFDVSPNTFNVGLVELALENSPADWITFRTDLDFGRDAQFYHARGFGVGTDLFDLQQAFLVFNVDQVGNGLKIKAGKFVTMHGGEVIEAAANYNVSRGLLFNYAIPLTHTGILGSYSFSDQVSLDLGVVNGWNNVTDNNNGKSVHAMLTVKPVETVTFLLGGTVGPEQNGNDRTLRTLIDTSLIYAPTDHWTFAVNYDLGRDGGFGGTNGVADWQGVAAYADWKSGDLLGLTVRGEYLNDDTGAAGIMAGAATGATASTNLQEGTLTSHLYLADGMDLRFEYRHDHGNFGSFLRGNGTSRRFQDTLGAQLVYSF, encoded by the coding sequence ATGAGAAAAAAGGCTAGTGCTCTAACGGTGGGAATACTCGGATTTCTGTTCGTTGTCACCTCAGCAGAACTTTTTGCTGCGGAAAAAAAGGAGGACTCTTTTTGGGACAAAACGAAGGTGACCGGATCGGCTGACCTGAATTACAACTACAACCTGAACAGGCCGACAACAACTCCGGTCCTTGCAGCGGCGGGGGCACAGGCGGCGAATGCCTACCGGGTATTTGATGTCTCTCCGAACACCTTTAATGTTGGGTTGGTGGAGTTGGCGCTTGAGAATTCACCTGCTGATTGGATTACTTTTAGGACGGATCTTGATTTTGGCCGCGATGCCCAGTTTTATCATGCGAGAGGTTTTGGGGTTGGCACTGATCTCTTTGATCTCCAGCAGGCATTTTTGGTCTTTAATGTCGACCAGGTCGGTAATGGGCTCAAGATCAAGGCGGGAAAGTTTGTGACGATGCATGGTGGGGAGGTGATTGAGGCGGCCGCGAACTACAATGTTTCCCGTGGGCTGCTATTTAATTATGCGATTCCGTTGACCCACACCGGCATTTTAGGGAGCTACTCATTTTCCGATCAGGTCAGTCTGGATCTTGGTGTTGTCAACGGATGGAACAACGTGACGGACAACAATAATGGCAAATCGGTTCACGCCATGCTCACGGTCAAGCCTGTAGAGACGGTTACATTTCTCCTGGGAGGCACGGTTGGTCCGGAGCAGAACGGAAACGACCGAACGCTTCGCACCCTTATTGACACCTCTCTGATTTATGCCCCGACCGACCACTGGACGTTTGCCGTCAATTATGATCTTGGGCGTGACGGTGGTTTTGGTGGAACGAACGGGGTTGCTGATTGGCAAGGAGTTGCTGCATATGCTGATTGGAAGTCCGGTGACCTCTTGGGGCTGACCGTTCGTGGAGAATATTTGAACGATGATACGGGAGCTGCCGGTATCATGGCGGGGGCGGCGACGGGCGCTACGGCATCAACAAACCTCCAGGAAGGGACGCTCACCTCTCATCTTTATTTAGCTGACGGGATGGATCTTCGATTTGAATATCGTCATGACCATGGTAATTTTGGTTCTTTTCTACGTGGGAATGGAACCTCACGAAGATTCCAGGATACCTTGGGTGCACAGTTGGTCTACTCATTCTAG
- a CDS encoding ammonium transporter — protein MERRKNLFLTLAVIILAVGSYPSLARAQEAGDLKIAADTVWTLITAFLVFWMNAGFALVESGFCQQKNCVNILAKNFIVFAVSSVAYWILGYGLMFGDGNGFLGQQGLWFLGGADNSPATGEAYQGVYGSLNWTGVPLLVKFFFQLVFAGTAATIVSGAVAERIKFVSFILFSFIIVAILYPITGHWIWGGGWLVKKGFFDFAGSTVVHSVGGWAALMGVLFLGPRIGKYRNGKVYPVPGHNMSTATLGCLILWLGWFGFNPGSTMAADWAHIGHIAVTTNMAGAMATLSATVTAWIILGKPDLGMILNGTLAGLVAVTAPCAFVSVGSSVVIGLIAGILVVLAVIFFDKIRVDDPVGALSVHLVNGVWGTIAVGLFAEKEITANTVKDGLFFGGGTDQLIAQLTGVLGVALFTVVASAVAWLLIKLTVGLRVSEEEELEGLDFGEHGNRAYPDFQTASSIERHS, from the coding sequence ATGGAACGACGTAAAAACCTGTTTTTGACACTCGCGGTGATAATCCTGGCGGTTGGTTCTTATCCAAGCCTGGCCAGAGCCCAGGAGGCAGGAGATCTCAAGATAGCTGCTGATACTGTCTGGACACTCATTACAGCGTTTCTGGTCTTCTGGATGAATGCCGGTTTTGCGCTGGTGGAATCGGGCTTCTGTCAGCAAAAAAACTGTGTCAATATTCTGGCCAAGAATTTCATTGTGTTCGCTGTTTCATCAGTCGCCTACTGGATTCTGGGGTACGGTCTCATGTTTGGTGATGGAAATGGATTTTTGGGACAGCAGGGTCTCTGGTTTTTAGGGGGGGCTGATAATAGTCCTGCCACCGGAGAGGCGTATCAGGGGGTTTACGGGTCTCTTAATTGGACCGGCGTCCCTCTCCTTGTGAAGTTCTTCTTCCAGCTCGTATTCGCCGGAACGGCTGCAACGATTGTCTCCGGAGCGGTTGCTGAAAGAATCAAATTCGTTTCCTTCATCCTCTTTTCATTTATTATTGTCGCAATTCTGTATCCGATAACGGGTCACTGGATCTGGGGCGGTGGCTGGTTGGTCAAGAAAGGTTTTTTTGATTTTGCCGGTTCAACCGTTGTCCATTCCGTGGGTGGTTGGGCTGCCTTGATGGGGGTCCTTTTCCTCGGGCCGCGTATCGGGAAATATCGTAATGGCAAGGTTTATCCCGTTCCGGGCCACAATATGTCGACGGCGACACTCGGTTGCCTCATCTTGTGGCTTGGCTGGTTTGGATTCAATCCAGGCTCTACAATGGCTGCCGACTGGGCGCACATCGGGCATATAGCAGTTACGACGAACATGGCTGGGGCGATGGCAACCCTTTCCGCAACGGTGACCGCCTGGATTATTCTGGGCAAGCCGGATCTCGGTATGATCCTTAATGGGACGTTGGCCGGCCTCGTGGCTGTTACAGCCCCCTGTGCCTTTGTCAGTGTTGGCAGTTCGGTCGTCATTGGTTTGATCGCGGGTATTCTGGTTGTTCTGGCGGTTATCTTCTTTGATAAAATCAGGGTGGATGATCCCGTCGGGGCCCTCTCTGTCCATCTGGTTAATGGTGTTTGGGGGACTATCGCTGTCGGATTGTTTGCGGAGAAGGAGATTACCGCTAACACGGTTAAGGATGGTCTTTTCTTCGGCGGAGGAACGGATCAGTTGATCGCTCAACTGACAGGCGTTCTTGGAGTTGCTCTTTTTACGGTCGTTGCTTCGGCCGTTGCCTGGCTGCTAATCAAGTTGACAGTAGGGCTTCGAGTGTCAGAAGAGGAAGAGCTAGAGGGACTCGATTTTGGAGAACATGGAAACAGGGCTTATCCTGATTTTCAGACAGCTTCTTCGATTGAGAGACATTCATAA
- a CDS encoding P-II family nitrogen regulator produces the protein MKKIEAIIKPFKLDEVKDALQKLGVKGMTVAEVKGFGRQKGHTELYRGAEYIVDFLPKVQVVVVVEDGQAQAVVEAIEKTAKTGKIGDGKIFISSLDEVVRIRTGETGKAAI, from the coding sequence ATGAAAAAAATTGAAGCGATCATCAAGCCGTTCAAGCTCGATGAAGTCAAGGATGCCCTCCAGAAACTGGGTGTCAAAGGGATGACCGTTGCTGAGGTGAAGGGGTTCGGGCGTCAGAAGGGGCACACGGAACTCTACCGTGGTGCCGAATACATCGTTGACTTTTTGCCCAAGGTTCAGGTCGTTGTCGTGGTAGAGGATGGGCAGGCCCAGGCGGTGGTTGAGGCGATCGAGAAGACGGCAAAAACCGGTAAAATTGGAGACGGAAAGATATTTATCTCCTCGCTCGATGAGGTTGTCAGGATTCGGACGGGTGAGACCGGCAAAGCGGCGATCTGA
- the glnA gene encoding type I glutamate--ammonia ligase yields the protein MTPKEVLAFAKENKTRIVDFKFVDFPGVWQHFSVPVSELSEKIFEEGLGFDGSSIRGWQAINESDMLVLPDSNSACMDSFCQIPTLTMICNIVDPITKEPYSRDPRYIARKAEAYVKSTGIGDSVFFGPEAEFFVFDGIRFKQDSNCGYYYIDSVEGQWDSGSQKLADGQTNLGYQPRYKEGYFPVPPTDTLQDLRSEAVLEMEKIGIHVECQHHEVATAGQCEIDMRFDTLTKMADKLMWFKYILKNVARRHGKTVTFMPKPLFGDNGSGMHCHQSIWKGDKPLFAGDKYGGLSEMGLHYAGGILKHARAIAAFTNPTTNSYRRLVPGFEAPVNLAYSCRNRSAAVRIPMYSSSPAAKRLEVRFPDPSCNAYLAFAVMCMAGIDGIQNRILPGDPLEKDIYSLSPEELSRVPQMPGSLEDSLRALKEDHAFLLKGDVFTKDVIETWIEYKTDHELNPVRLRPVPYEFSLYFDI from the coding sequence ATGACACCAAAAGAGGTATTGGCTTTTGCCAAGGAGAACAAGACAAGGATTGTTGATTTCAAGTTCGTCGATTTTCCGGGGGTCTGGCAACATTTTTCAGTTCCCGTTTCAGAGCTTTCAGAAAAGATTTTTGAAGAGGGGCTTGGATTTGACGGCTCCTCGATTCGTGGATGGCAGGCGATCAACGAGTCGGATATGCTTGTTTTGCCGGATTCCAACAGTGCCTGCATGGACTCGTTCTGCCAGATTCCGACACTCACAATGATTTGTAACATTGTCGATCCAATCACCAAGGAACCGTACAGCCGTGATCCCCGCTATATTGCGCGGAAGGCAGAGGCGTACGTCAAGTCAACCGGTATTGGCGATTCCGTCTTTTTTGGTCCCGAAGCGGAGTTTTTTGTTTTTGACGGCATCCGCTTCAAGCAGGACTCCAATTGTGGCTACTACTATATTGATTCGGTTGAGGGGCAGTGGGACAGCGGATCCCAGAAGTTGGCTGATGGTCAGACAAACCTCGGTTATCAGCCCCGCTATAAAGAGGGTTATTTCCCGGTTCCCCCAACGGACACCCTTCAAGATTTACGTAGTGAGGCCGTTCTGGAGATGGAAAAGATCGGGATTCATGTCGAATGTCAGCATCATGAGGTGGCGACCGCCGGTCAGTGTGAGATCGACATGCGGTTTGATACATTGACCAAAATGGCGGACAAGCTAATGTGGTTCAAGTATATCCTGAAGAACGTTGCCCGTCGTCATGGGAAGACCGTTACCTTCATGCCAAAGCCACTTTTCGGTGATAACGGCTCCGGGATGCACTGTCATCAGTCGATCTGGAAGGGTGACAAGCCGCTTTTTGCCGGTGACAAGTATGGTGGTCTCTCCGAGATGGGGCTCCATTATGCCGGTGGTATTTTGAAACATGCACGTGCCATTGCTGCCTTTACCAACCCTACAACGAATTCTTATCGTCGGCTGGTTCCCGGTTTTGAGGCCCCCGTGAACCTGGCCTACTCATGCCGAAACCGTTCTGCGGCGGTCAGAATCCCGATGTATTCCTCCTCCCCCGCAGCTAAAAGGCTTGAGGTCCGGTTTCCCGATCCCTCCTGCAATGCCTATCTCGCCTTTGCCGTGATGTGCATGGCCGGTATTGACGGGATTCAAAACCGCATTCTTCCCGGTGATCCTCTGGAGAAGGATATCTATTCCTTAAGTCCCGAAGAACTTTCCCGGGTTCCCCAGATGCCGGGCTCCCTTGAGGACTCCCTGCGGGCCTTGAAAGAGGACCATGCCTTCTTGCTGAAGGGGGATGTCTTCACCAAGGATGTCATTGAGACATGGATTGAGTACAAGACGGATCACGAGCTGAACCCGGTTCGGCTCCGTCCGGTACCGTACGAATTTTCCCTCTATTTCGATATCTAA
- a CDS encoding thioredoxin domain-containing protein, whose amino-acid sequence MKNLLLLFCLPVLLGIGCSKKSAPVIQVQPGIVAKINGKEITDEDIRKVMGPEFVRAEMELYDVKKAGLDQIIQDQVLQEESKKQGISQEELLQKNVDSQIKVTDKEVEKFYNDNKGRFGEKKFDELKGNIQFMLSRQKRGEVLDQYVAKLRKGLDIQVLIQATKLEVPEGDSPAIGPDKAPVHMVEFTDYQCPFCGKARETVNQVLSDYKGKVKYVIRDFPLSFHRDSFKAHEAAHCAGDQGKYWEMNKKLFASQKDLKVEDLKKYASEISLNKSKFEECLNSNKFAERVRQGLEDGQKVGVSGTPAFFINGRMISGARPFPDFKEIIDDELTAN is encoded by the coding sequence ATGAAAAATTTACTTCTCCTGTTCTGTCTGCCGGTTCTTTTAGGCATCGGTTGTTCCAAGAAATCGGCTCCGGTGATTCAGGTTCAGCCGGGGATTGTTGCTAAAATCAACGGCAAGGAGATCACCGATGAGGATATCCGTAAGGTGATGGGGCCTGAATTTGTTCGGGCCGAAATGGAACTGTACGATGTCAAGAAGGCAGGGCTGGACCAGATCATTCAGGATCAGGTGCTTCAAGAAGAATCCAAAAAACAGGGGATCAGCCAGGAAGAGCTTTTGCAAAAAAACGTCGACAGTCAGATCAAGGTCACTGACAAGGAAGTGGAGAAATTTTACAACGACAACAAAGGGCGGTTTGGAGAGAAGAAGTTTGATGAGCTGAAAGGGAATATCCAGTTCATGCTCTCCCGTCAGAAAAGGGGTGAGGTTTTGGACCAGTATGTTGCCAAGCTCAGGAAGGGGCTGGATATCCAGGTCTTGATTCAGGCGACCAAGCTCGAGGTTCCGGAAGGGGACAGCCCTGCGATCGGTCCGGACAAGGCCCCGGTTCATATGGTGGAGTTTACCGATTATCAGTGTCCTTTTTGTGGAAAGGCTCGTGAGACGGTCAACCAGGTCTTGAGTGACTACAAGGGTAAGGTAAAATATGTCATTCGCGATTTTCCCCTTTCTTTCCATCGGGATTCCTTCAAGGCACATGAGGCAGCTCACTGTGCGGGCGATCAAGGGAAATACTGGGAGATGAATAAAAAACTGTTTGCGAGTCAGAAAGACTTGAAGGTTGAAGATCTGAAAAAATATGCCTCTGAGATCAGTCTGAACAAATCAAAGTTTGAAGAATGTCTGAATTCCAACAAGTTTGCGGAGAGGGTACGTCAGGGGTTGGAGGATGGCCAGAAGGTTGGTGTCTCTGGGACACCGGCCTTTTTTATCAATGGTCGGATGATCTCCGGTGCTCGCCCCTTCCCGGATTTCAAAGAAATCATTGACGACGAGCTGACAGCCAATTAG